The Oryzihumus leptocrescens sequence CTCACCGACTCGGTCGACCAGCACGTCGAGCGCTGGCTCCCGGCGCTGCCGCAGCTCGACGCCGAGGTCGAGGGGGTCATCACTCGGATGCAGCGGCTGCTGTGGCTGCTCAAGCGGAGCAAGGTCCAGGCCTGGGCCAGGCAGGGCGTGACGGCCGCCGACGTCCAGACCGTGCACACCCTCCTCGCCTGCGAGCTCTCCGGGGTGGAGGCCACCCCCGCCCTGCTGGCGGAGAAGTCCCAGATGACCCGGGCCGGCATGACCAGCCGCCTGGACCGGCTGGAGACGGCGGGGCACCTGACCCGGCACCCGGACCCCGAGGACCGCCGCCGGGTCATCGTCCGCCTCACCCCGGCGGGCCGGGCGATGTGGGAGGCGGCCCTCGAGGTCGGCATCCGGCTCGAGGCCGAGCTGCTCGACCACCTCACCCCGCACCAGCGCACCCAGCTGAACCAGCTCCTGCGCGCACTGCTCTCCGGCGTGGAGGCGCGACCGGACTGAGCCACACGGCATACCGTGGCCCGCGGACCGTCGCGGCCGGCGACGACCGGGCAGGGAGGCGAGCAGCGTGGCTGGCAGTGCACTCATCGGTGGGGTCGTCCTGGCCTCGGGACAGAGCTCGATGTGGCAGGACATGTTCACGTTCGAGATCCCGCCGGCGGAGAAGGTCATCCGGACCGTCGTGGTCTACCTGTTCATCGGCGTGCTGATCCGGGTGGCCGGCAAGCGGATGATGGCCCAGCTCAACTCCTTCGACCTGGTGGTCGTGCTGCTGCTGAGCAACGTGGTCCAGAACGCCATCATCGGCCCGGACAACTCCCTCATCGGCGGGTTGCTCGGCGCGGCGGTGCTGGTGCTGTTCAACGCCCTCATGGACCGGGTCGCGCTGATGGGTCCACGCTCGACGTGGCTGTTCCAGGGCAGCCCGACCGTGCTCGTCACCCACGGCAAGGTGGACGAGAAGGCCGTGCACCGCATCGGGCTGCGCGACCACGAGATCATGAGCGCCCTGCACCACCAGGGCGCTGATGGCCCCAACGAGGTGCGCAAGGCGTCCCTGGAGCCGGGCGGCACGTGGAACATCGAGCTGATGCGCGACGAGCAGGCGGCCAGCCTCGGCGACCTGCGGCAGGCCGTCGTCGACCTGCAGCGCCACATCGACGCCCGGCTGTCAGCCCTCGAACGGAGTGATGGTCGGCCGCTTGGCGGTGAGGGCGTCTCCTGAGGACTGCCCGCGCAGCCGGCGCTGCACCCAGGGGGCGACGTACTCCCGGGCCCACCGCACGTTCTCACGGAAGGACTCGGCCCGGCCGATCGGCGGGGCCGGCGGCAGCGGGGTGGCCCACTCGGTGTCGTCCGGCTCGAAGCCCAGCGTGGTGAACGCGTTGAGGGCCACCCGGCGGTGCCCCTCGGTGGTCATGTGGATCCGGTCGGAGGCCCACAGCCGCCAGTCCCGCAGCGCGTGCATGCCCCACTGGTCGATGACGAACGCCTCGTGCCGCCGCGCGATCGACCAGATGTGCGCGACGTAGGTGGCCGCCCGTCCCCGGGTCATCCTGACCAGGGGCGCCTCACGCGGGTCCACCGGCGTGGCCATGAGCACGTCCGCGCCGGTGGCCCGGATCCGCGCGACCGCGTCCTCCAGCCGCGCGGCGAGGCCGTCGATGTCCGCTCGCGGGCGCAGGATGTCGTTGCCGCCGCCGACGATGCTGACCAGGTCGGGCTCCAGGGCCAGCGCCTCGTCCAGCTGCCGCCCGACGATGTCGTCGAGCAGGCGCCCGCGCACCGCGAGGTTGGCGTAGCCGAAGCCCTGCTCCTGCCTGCGGGCCTCCAGCGCCAGATGGGCGGCGAGCCGGTCGGCCCACCCGATGTAGGCGTTGTCGCGCTCGGGGTCGGGGTCGCTCATGCCCTCGGTGAACGAGTCGCCGATGGCCACGTAGCGGGACCAGGTCACGGAAGCCTCCAGTCGACGGGCCCGGCGCCCTGGGCGGCGAGCAGCTCGTTGGCGCGGCTGAAGGGCCGCGACCCGAAGAACCCGCCCCGGGCCGAGAGGGGCGAAGGGTGGGCGCTCTCGATCCGCGGCACCTGCCCGAGCGAGGGGCCCAGGTTGCGCGCGTCGCGTCCCCACAGGATCGCCACGAGCGGACCGCCGCGCTCGACCAGCGCCTGGATCGCCTGGGCGGTCACGGCCTCCCATCCCTTGCCGCGGTGGCTGCCCGCGGCACCGGGGCGCACGGTCAGCACCCGGTTGAGCAGCAGCACCCCCTGGTCGGCCCAGGGGGAGAGGTCGCCGTTGGACGGGGTCGGCAGGCCGAGGTCGGTGCCCATCTCGGCGTAGATGTTCTGCAGGCTGCGCGGCACCGGCCGCACCTCGGGGGCCACCGAGAAGGACAGGCCGACCGCGTGCCCGGGCGTGGGGTAGGGGTCCTGGCCCACGATGAGCACCTTGACGTCGTCGAGCGGGCGGCTGAAGGCGCGCAGCACGTGCTCGCCGGCCGGCAGGTATCCGCGGCCGGAGGCCACCTCCGCACGGAGGAAGTCGCCCAGCCGGGTCACCTCCGCGGAGACGGGCTGCAGCGCCTCGGCCCAGGTGGGGTGGACCAGCTCGGTCAGGGGCTTGGCGACGGGCACGTCGTCAATGTAGGTGACCCGAGGGCCGGCCCCGGAGCCCGGTCCGGTCAGCCGGGGTGGCCGGCGTGGCCGGCCCCGAGGTGCCGGTAGCCGCGGTGGACCGCCACGGCCAGCCCCTCCACCGGGAACGGCCACGGCCCCCGGGAGAGCGCATCGGCTTCGGGGACGTGGGCGGCCACCAGCAGGCGCAGGTGCTCGGCCACCTGGGTCACGTCACGGGCCTGCTGGGCGACGAAGTCGACGTCGACCACGTCGCCGTGTCCGGGGACCACGTTGGTCACCGGGTCGAGCATGCTCGCGAGCCGTTCGAGCGTGGGCCCCCACTCCAGCGGCCAGCAGTCCGGGCCGAACGACGGCGGGCCGGACTGCTCCACCAGGTCGCCGGCGTAGACGACGTCGGCGTCGGGCACCAGCAGGACCGCGTCCCCGTCGGTGTGCCCGCGCCCCAGGTGGGTCGCCTGCACCTCGCGGCCACCGAGGTCGAGGTCCCACCGGTGGGCGAAGACGGTGTCCGGAGGCACCTTCTCCTCCGTGGACAGGGGCGCCTCGGGTTCGGGGGCGCCCCGCTCCAGCGCCAGCGGCACCGCCGCGTGCGCCACCACCGGGCAGCCCGGGAACGCCGCGTTGCCACCGAGGTGGTCGAAGTGGGCGTGGGTGTTCATCACCGCGAGCACCGGCAGCGAGGACAGCGCACGCACGTGCACCGCCAGCTCGCGGCCCTGCGCGACGTCCGCCCGGGTGTCGATGACCAGCAGGCCGTCGTCCCCGGCGACCACGCCGCTCGAGACGTCCCAGGGTGAGTACCGGCGCACCCAGCAGCGGTCTCCCACCTCCACCCAGTCGGTGCCCATGGGGCCAGCGTGGCAGCCGTCGGCGGGGTGTCCAACCGACGATCGTCACGTCACTTCGGCCGCGGCCTCGGGCCCGGACCGGCCGCGGTGGTCCTCGCTCGGACCCGGCGGCATGCGGAGGCATCGCCGCTGGCCACCTAGACTCGCGGCCGTGCATGGCTTCGATGAGACGACCGAGGAGCTCGGTCAGGCGATCCTCAAGTACGCCGAGGAGCGGCTGCGGCTCGACCCGGTGCCGCTGGACGGCCCGCGGACCAAGGAGCAGCTCGACGCGGTCGCCGGCGAGACGATCACCCCCGACGGCATGGGTGGCCTGCCCGCGCTGAGGCTGTTCGAGGAGGACCTCGCCCCGGCGTGCATCTCCACGGACCACCCGCGCTACCTCTCCTTCATCCCGTGCGCCCCGACCGAGGCCGCGACGCTGTTCGACCTCGTCGTCGGCGCGTCCTCGATCTACGGCGGGTCGTGGCTCGAGGGTGCTGGCGCCGTCCACGCCGAGAACCAGGCGCTGCGCTGGATCGCCGACCTCGCCGGGCTGCCGCCCCAGGCCGGCGGGGTGTTCGTGCCCGGAGGGACAGTCGGCAACCTCTCGGCCCTGGTGGCGGCGCGCGCGACGGCGCGGGCACGGCATACCGGCGAGGGGCCGCGGCCCAACAAGGTGGCGGGCACGGTCAGCGCCCACTCCTCGATCAAGTCCGCGTGCGACGTCATGGACGCCGACCTCGTGGGCGTCCAGGTCGACGAGCGCCAGCGGCTGACCGGGGACAACCTGCGCCGCGTGCTCGAGGCCGAGGGGCCGGAGCAGTTCTTCGCCGTCGTCGCGACGTGCGGCACCACGAACTTCGGCATCGTCGACGACCTCGCCTCCGTCGCCGAGGTGTGCCGCGAGTTCGGTATCTGGTTCCACGTCGACGGGGCATACGGCGGCGCCGGGCTGGCGGCGCCGAGCGTGCGCCACCTCTACGCCGGCATCGAGCACGCCGACTCCTTCATCGTCGACCCGCACAAGTGGCTGTTCGCGCCGTTCGACTGCTGCGCGCTGCTCTACCGCGAGCCGGCGCTGGCCCGGGCCGCGCACACGCAGAAGGCGTCCTACCTCGACGTGCTCACCGAGGCGCCGGAGTGGAACCCCACCGACTACGCGGTCGGCCTGACCCGGCGCGCCCGCGGCCTGCCGTTCTGGTTCTCCCTGGCCGCTCACGGCACCCGCGCCTACAGCG is a genomic window containing:
- a CDS encoding MBL fold metallo-hydrolase — its product is MGTDWVEVGDRCWVRRYSPWDVSSGVVAGDDGLLVIDTRADVAQGRELAVHVRALSSLPVLAVMNTHAHFDHLGGNAAFPGCPVVAHAAVPLALERGAPEPEAPLSTEEKVPPDTVFAHRWDLDLGGREVQATHLGRGHTDGDAVLLVPDADVVYAGDLVEQSGPPSFGPDCWPLEWGPTLERLASMLDPVTNVVPGHGDVVDVDFVAQQARDVTQVAEHLRLLVAAHVPEADALSRGPWPFPVEGLAVAVHRGYRHLGAGHAGHPG
- a CDS encoding SGNH/GDSL hydrolase family protein yields the protein MSDPDPERDNAYIGWADRLAAHLALEARRQEQGFGYANLAVRGRLLDDIVGRQLDEALALEPDLVSIVGGGNDILRPRADIDGLAARLEDAVARIRATGADVLMATPVDPREAPLVRMTRGRAATYVAHIWSIARRHEAFVIDQWGMHALRDWRLWASDRIHMTTEGHRRVALNAFTTLGFEPDDTEWATPLPPAPPIGRAESFRENVRWAREYVAPWVQRRLRGQSSGDALTAKRPTITPFEG
- a CDS encoding DUF421 domain-containing protein, which gives rise to MAGSALIGGVVLASGQSSMWQDMFTFEIPPAEKVIRTVVVYLFIGVLIRVAGKRMMAQLNSFDLVVVLLLSNVVQNAIIGPDNSLIGGLLGAAVLVLFNALMDRVALMGPRSTWLFQGSPTVLVTHGKVDEKAVHRIGLRDHEIMSALHHQGADGPNEVRKASLEPGGTWNIELMRDEQAASLGDLRQAVVDLQRHIDARLSALERSDGRPLGGEGVS
- a CDS encoding uracil-DNA glycosylase, coding for MPVAKPLTELVHPTWAEALQPVSAEVTRLGDFLRAEVASGRGYLPAGEHVLRAFSRPLDDVKVLIVGQDPYPTPGHAVGLSFSVAPEVRPVPRSLQNIYAEMGTDLGLPTPSNGDLSPWADQGVLLLNRVLTVRPGAAGSHRGKGWEAVTAQAIQALVERGGPLVAILWGRDARNLGPSLGQVPRIESAHPSPLSARGGFFGSRPFSRANELLAAQGAGPVDWRLP
- a CDS encoding pyridoxal phosphate-dependent decarboxylase family protein: MRRHRRWPPRLAAVHGFDETTEELGQAILKYAEERLRLDPVPLDGPRTKEQLDAVAGETITPDGMGGLPALRLFEEDLAPACISTDHPRYLSFIPCAPTEAATLFDLVVGASSIYGGSWLEGAGAVHAENQALRWIADLAGLPPQAGGVFVPGGTVGNLSALVAARATARARHTGEGPRPNKVAGTVSAHSSIKSACDVMDADLVGVQVDERQRLTGDNLRRVLEAEGPEQFFAVVATCGTTNFGIVDDLASVAEVCREFGIWFHVDGAYGGAGLAAPSVRHLYAGIEHADSFIVDPHKWLFAPFDCCALLYREPALARAAHTQKASYLDVLTEAPEWNPTDYAVGLTRRARGLPFWFSLAAHGTRAYSAAIERTLEVTRFAEAEIERRDYLEALREPDLSVIVFRRLGWTPADYHAWSDRVLAEEFAFVVPTSHEGETVARFAIVNPNTTEDDIAAILDSMAGPA
- a CDS encoding MarR family winged helix-turn-helix transcriptional regulator — encoded protein: MARLTDSVDQHVERWLPALPQLDAEVEGVITRMQRLLWLLKRSKVQAWARQGVTAADVQTVHTLLACELSGVEATPALLAEKSQMTRAGMTSRLDRLETAGHLTRHPDPEDRRRVIVRLTPAGRAMWEAALEVGIRLEAELLDHLTPHQRTQLNQLLRALLSGVEARPD